A genome region from Choloepus didactylus isolate mChoDid1 chromosome 14, mChoDid1.pri, whole genome shotgun sequence includes the following:
- the RPL8 gene encoding 60S ribosomal protein L8, translating into MGRVIRGQRKGAGSVFRAHVKHRKGAARLRAVDFAERHGYIKGIVKDIIHDPGRGAPLAKVVFRDPYRFKKRTELFIAAEGIHTGQFVYCGKKAQLNIGNVLPVGTMPEGTIVCCLEEKPGDRGKLARASGNYATVISHNPETKKTRVKLPSGSKKVISSANRAVVGVVAGGGRIDKPILKAGRAYHKYKAKRNCWPRVRGVAMNPVEHPFGGGNHQHIGKPSTIRRDAPAGRKVGLIAARRTGRLRGTKTVQEKEN; encoded by the exons ATGGGCCGCGTGATCCGTGGGCAGAGGAAGGGCGCGGGCTCCGTGTTCCGAGCGCACGTGAAACACCGCAAGGGCGCCGCGCGCCTGCGCGCCGTGGACTTCGCCGAGCGGCACGGCTACATTAAGGGCATCGTGAAG GACATCATCCACGACCCGGGCCGCGGCGCACCTCTCGCCAAGGTGGTCTTCCGGGACCCATATCGGTTTAAGAAGCGGACGGAACTGTTCATCGCCGCCGAGGGCATCCACACGGGCCAGTTCGTGTACTGCGGCAAGAAGG CCCAGCTCAATATCGGTAATGTGCTCCCCGTGGGCACCATGCCCGAGGGTACCATCGTGTGCTGCCTGGAGGAGAAGCCTGGTGACCGGGGCAAACTAGCCCGGGCCTCCGGGAACTATGCCACTGTCATTTCCCACAACCCTGAGACCAAGAAGACCCGGGTGAAGCTGCCCTCAGGCTCCAAGAAGGTCATTTCCTCAGCGAACAGAGCTGTGGTTG GTGTGGTGGCTGGGGGTGGCCGCATTGACAAACCCATCCTGAAGGCTGGCCGTGCCTACCACAAGTACAAGGCAAAGAGGAATTGCTGGCCTCGCGTCCGGGGTGTGGCCATGAAC CCTGTGGAACATCCCTTCGGAGGTGGCAACCACCAGCACATTGGCAAGCCCTCCACCATCCGCAGAGACGCTCCTGCTGGCCGCAAAGTGGGTCTCATCGCTGCCCGTCGGACTGGGCGACTCCGGGGAACCAAGACTGTGCAGGAGAAAGAGAACTAG